In Gimesia benthica, a single window of DNA contains:
- a CDS encoding CAP domain-containing protein: MFASLMCLLLIQPAFSEENEKKEGEHDWLIKHPTIQRLLELHNQERARNGMPALTLNTNMCLQAQEHATWMADTGYYQHSNLPWPEIIFQGPTSAAAAVNGWIASPAHHSIMLTGSQVGFGYMIRNGQHYWVGVFK; encoded by the coding sequence GTGTTTGCAAGTCTAATGTGCCTGCTGTTGATTCAGCCGGCTTTTTCTGAGGAGAACGAAAAGAAAGAGGGAGAGCATGACTGGTTGATCAAACATCCTACCATTCAGCGACTGCTCGAACTTCACAACCAGGAACGTGCCCGTAACGGCATGCCTGCCCTGACACTGAATACCAATATGTGCCTGCAAGCTCAGGAACATGCCACCTGGATGGCCGACACCGGATACTATCAGCACAGCAACCTTCCCTGGCCGGAAATCATCTTCCAGGGACCGACCTCGGCAGCAGCTGCCGTCAATGGCTGGATTGCATCGCCCGCACACCATTCGATCATGCTGACCGGATCACAGGTGGGCTTCGGATATATGATCCGCAATGGACAACACTACTGGGTGGGAGTTTTCAAATAG
- a CDS encoding peptide-binding protein, whose translation MYYSSTLNRLLLTILLTFFLTGCPGPAPETTEEAEKSEPLLEPFDAPSLAELDEKVEWEDQPVLDSLELMRERQSKEKPLVSVEEALKLKNDTQENNEKILSALGRLPENDEQVDWGATINRHVGADMKSTNPIMGSSAVEFEVGSLTGFGLFSFDWNFRPFAVADTVVSWQTSKDKKYDKVVMRDDLTWSDGEPITAHDIVFSFKTIMNPDVPVPAVRSGTDQIRWIEAYDDQTLVFFHKEALPTNVWNLNFPIIPKHIYSKELDSDPTLQDSEYHVKYENSPVTGGPYEYEKRVRGQEILLKRREGWYMQDGKQVRSRPYFERVRLRIIEDPNTALLALKNGEIDEMALNPELWKTQTEGKDFYDVCTKASGLEWVYFYFGWNCETLFFQDKKVRTAMSYAFNHQEMLDELCYGLYQPCTGIFHETAWMSPKPMTKPFHQDLKKAEQLLDEAGWIDHDGDGIRDKEFDGKTIPFRFSIMTANRPLSLSICTLLKENLDQIGIICEVKATEFTVMQDKARKHQFQAMFGGWGTGTDPDTGMNLWKTGEGRNYGQYSNPKVDKLFEEGRREFDKDKRAKIYGEIHKILYEDQPYTWLYYRNSFYGFNKDLRGYVFSPRGPYGYGPGFGSLWKPVEK comes from the coding sequence ATGTACTACTCATCCACGCTGAATCGATTGCTTTTGACTATTTTACTCACCTTCTTCCTGACGGGTTGCCCCGGACCTGCCCCCGAAACCACAGAAGAAGCTGAGAAATCCGAGCCTTTGCTCGAGCCATTCGATGCCCCGTCACTGGCGGAACTGGATGAAAAAGTAGAATGGGAAGATCAGCCGGTGCTGGATAGTCTTGAGTTGATGCGTGAGCGACAGAGTAAGGAAAAGCCTCTGGTCTCTGTGGAAGAAGCTCTGAAGCTGAAAAATGACACCCAGGAAAACAATGAAAAGATCCTGAGTGCTCTGGGACGTCTGCCTGAAAATGACGAACAGGTTGACTGGGGCGCGACCATCAATCGCCACGTTGGTGCGGATATGAAAAGCACCAACCCCATCATGGGCAGCTCCGCGGTCGAATTCGAAGTGGGTTCCTTAACCGGTTTCGGACTGTTTAGTTTCGACTGGAACTTCCGTCCCTTTGCTGTCGCTGACACTGTCGTTTCCTGGCAGACCAGTAAAGATAAGAAGTACGACAAAGTCGTCATGCGGGACGACCTGACCTGGTCAGACGGCGAACCGATTACCGCGCACGACATTGTATTTTCTTTCAAGACAATCATGAATCCGGACGTTCCGGTGCCTGCCGTTCGTTCGGGAACCGACCAGATCCGCTGGATCGAAGCTTACGACGATCAGACACTCGTCTTCTTTCACAAAGAAGCACTGCCGACCAACGTCTGGAATCTGAACTTCCCGATTATTCCGAAACATATCTACTCCAAAGAACTGGATAGCGATCCCACGCTGCAAGACAGCGAATACCACGTCAAATACGAGAACAGCCCGGTCACCGGCGGCCCTTACGAATACGAAAAACGGGTTCGTGGACAGGAGATCCTGCTCAAACGCCGGGAAGGCTGGTACATGCAGGATGGCAAACAGGTTCGCAGTCGGCCTTACTTCGAACGGGTTCGCCTGCGAATTATTGAAGATCCCAATACGGCACTGCTCGCTCTGAAAAATGGCGAAATCGACGAAATGGCTTTGAATCCCGAACTCTGGAAAACCCAGACGGAAGGGAAAGATTTCTATGACGTCTGTACCAAAGCCAGTGGACTGGAATGGGTCTATTTCTATTTTGGCTGGAACTGCGAAACGCTGTTCTTCCAGGATAAGAAAGTGCGAACCGCGATGTCCTATGCGTTCAATCATCAGGAAATGCTGGATGAACTCTGCTACGGACTCTATCAGCCCTGTACCGGTATTTTTCATGAAACGGCCTGGATGTCGCCCAAGCCGATGACGAAACCGTTCCACCAGGACCTGAAGAAGGCAGAACAATTACTGGATGAAGCTGGCTGGATCGACCATGACGGCGACGGGATCCGCGATAAAGAATTCGACGGAAAAACGATTCCGTTCCGCTTCAGCATTATGACGGCCAACCGACCGCTGTCACTTTCCATCTGTACGCTCCTCAAGGAGAACCTCGACCAGATCGGGATTATCTGCGAGGTCAAAGCGACGGAATTTACCGTGATGCAGGATAAAGCCCGCAAACATCAGTTCCAGGCCATGTTCGGTGGCTGGGGAACCGGCACCGACCCTGATACCGGCATGAACCTCTGGAAAACAGGGGAAGGCCGTAACTACGGACAGTACTCTAACCCGAAAGTCGACAAACTGTTTGAAGAGGGGCGTCGGGAATTTGATAAGGACAAGCGTGCCAAAATCTATGGAGAAATCCATAAGATTCTCTACGAAGATCAGCCTTACACCTGGCTCTACTACCGCAACTCCTTCTACGGCTTCAATAAAGACCTGAGAGGCTATGTCTTCAGCCCCCGTGGTCCTTACGGGTACGGTCCCGGTTTTGGCAGTCTCTGGAAACCGGTCGAGAAATAG
- a CDS encoding ABC transporter permease, with product MFSYFVRRLLIGLVTLTLITFIIFGLIRNMPGTPLSTAMAMIDPGKELSEADRERMEKAYGLDKPWPQAYVLWVSNVCRLDLGRSISRKQPVTRLISERIGPTLILSVSSLLLTYLLAIPMGLYSSARQGHLDERTIGTILYMLYSFPSFVAALFLQIYLANKLGWLPLYGMKSDNYSSMSTIQQVWDIFLHAIMPIICYTYGSLAYYSRFIRANMHEVLRQDYIRTARAKGLGPVNVLVRHAFRNTFIPLVTLIGLTLPSLLGGSVIIERIFSWPGMGQLYFESILERDYPTIMGLTLMFSILTLAGQLMADIFYAMADPRVKISDH from the coding sequence ATGTTCAGTTACTTCGTGCGAAGGCTCCTCATCGGGTTAGTCACACTCACGCTGATTACGTTTATCATCTTCGGTCTGATTCGTAACATGCCGGGAACGCCGCTCTCAACTGCCATGGCGATGATCGACCCTGGCAAGGAATTGAGTGAGGCAGACCGTGAGCGAATGGAAAAAGCCTACGGGCTGGATAAGCCCTGGCCGCAGGCGTATGTCTTGTGGGTGAGTAATGTCTGCCGTCTCGATCTGGGGCGTTCCATTTCCCGAAAGCAGCCTGTGACCCGTCTCATCAGCGAACGGATCGGACCGACGCTGATTCTCTCGGTGAGCTCACTGCTGTTAACCTATCTGCTGGCTATTCCGATGGGACTGTACTCCTCGGCGCGTCAGGGACATCTCGACGAACGAACCATTGGCACGATTCTGTATATGCTGTATTCGTTCCCGAGTTTCGTAGCGGCTCTGTTTCTGCAGATCTATCTGGCCAACAAACTGGGCTGGCTGCCTCTGTATGGCATGAAGAGCGATAACTACAGCTCGATGTCGACGATCCAGCAGGTCTGGGACATCTTCCTGCACGCCATCATGCCGATTATCTGCTACACCTATGGCAGCCTGGCGTATTACAGCCGGTTCATTCGGGCGAATATGCACGAAGTGTTGCGACAGGATTACATCCGCACGGCTCGCGCCAAGGGTCTGGGGCCCGTGAATGTTCTCGTCAGACATGCTTTCCGCAATACATTTATTCCGCTGGTGACTCTCATTGGGCTGACACTTCCCTCGCTGCTGGGAGGGTCAGTGATTATCGAGCGGATCTTCAGCTGGCCCGGTATGGGACAGCTTTATTTTGAATCCATTCTGGAACGGGATTACCCGACGATCATGGGTTTGACACTGATGTTTTCGATCCTGACTCTGGCAGGACAACTTATGGCCGACATCTTCTACGCGATGGCTGACCCCCGGGTCAAAATCTCTGATCACTGA
- a CDS encoding ABC transporter permease: MQQKSDTDQNNVTAPKKVKKSPSFWAETWQRFKHRKMAMIALIYIGFLCMVAVFAPAIAGTKPIICKYKGHIYFPAMGYFRREWENPIFYKDRFRNRYPENLKAKDPDSWAIWPLVYQDPYRRVYDDEWKGMPGNPTQDNGKPSLRNWFGTDQRGVDVFAQMVHGTTIALSVGFVSMGIAGVIGIIVGALAGFYGKGIDMVLSRVIEVVMCIPTLILILAIIAIIDAPTIWHMMAIIGCTGWTGIARLARAEFMKLRESDFVLAAKTTGVGQFRIIFRYILPNSLAPVLVPITFGIAAAILIESGLSFLGFGAPPPNPSWGTLLNMGRQNLQMWWLIFFPGMAIFMAVLAYNLIGEGLQEASDPRLRDA, from the coding sequence ATGCAACAGAAATCTGACACTGACCAGAATAATGTCACTGCACCGAAGAAGGTCAAAAAGTCACCCAGTTTCTGGGCTGAGACCTGGCAGCGTTTTAAGCATCGCAAAATGGCGATGATCGCTCTGATCTACATCGGCTTTCTCTGCATGGTGGCTGTCTTTGCTCCTGCAATTGCCGGGACCAAACCGATCATCTGTAAATATAAAGGTCACATTTACTTTCCTGCGATGGGCTACTTTCGCCGCGAATGGGAAAACCCGATCTTCTACAAAGACCGTTTTCGCAACCGCTATCCTGAAAACCTGAAAGCGAAAGATCCCGACAGCTGGGCGATCTGGCCACTGGTCTATCAGGATCCTTATCGCCGCGTGTATGACGACGAATGGAAGGGAATGCCGGGAAATCCAACCCAGGACAACGGGAAGCCCAGTTTGCGTAACTGGTTTGGTACCGACCAACGGGGTGTGGATGTCTTCGCACAGATGGTCCACGGAACCACGATTGCTTTGTCGGTGGGTTTCGTCTCGATGGGCATTGCGGGAGTCATTGGAATCATTGTCGGCGCACTGGCTGGTTTTTATGGCAAAGGCATCGACATGGTGCTCAGCCGAGTCATCGAGGTTGTAATGTGCATTCCGACGTTGATTCTGATTCTGGCGATCATTGCCATCATCGATGCACCCACTATCTGGCATATGATGGCCATTATTGGCTGTACCGGCTGGACTGGTATTGCCCGACTGGCACGCGCTGAATTCATGAAGCTGCGAGAAAGCGATTTCGTCCTGGCCGCAAAGACCACCGGGGTCGGACAGTTTCGCATCATCTTTCGCTATATTCTGCCCAACTCGCTGGCACCGGTTCTGGTTCCCATCACCTTTGGAATTGCTGCCGCCATCCTGATTGAAAGCGGACTGAGCTTCCTGGGATTCGGAGCACCTCCCCCAAATCCAAGCTGGGGAACACTATTGAATATGGGGCGTCAGAACCTGCAGATGTGGTGGTTAATCTTCTTCCCGGGGATGGCGATCTTTATGGCCGTGCTGGCATATAACCTGATCGGCGAAGGATTGCAGGAAGCTTCAGATCCTCGACTGCGGGATGCTTGA